The DNA window CTTAGTTAGTTTACGACTTTGCGTAGTAAACGAGCTTTCCTTGTACTGATCAAAAAGAgatttttgacttgactttccctattttttaaaaacaaagtaacAAACTATAGTGAGCATAAGTGATGCagataatgaatgaatatgtAAAAcactcaatttaaaataaaaatgactacATTGTCAActtaccgtgtttttccatgcataatgcgcccccgtgcataatacgcaccctaaaaatggcatgtcgatgctggaaaaaagcctgtacccatgtatagtacgcacccaaattttgactcttacttaagtctgtaaacgtaaaattatttcagaaaaaagatcatctttgggaacaaccggatgttattctgccggtcagtatcactgcgcgtgcggtagcaaactcgatagcgaagaaatgtttcggatttgtgtagggtacattgtgacagcaaacgagcaggtgatcgagcaagtgtctgatacgagagcattgtgttcgtatggagcgtgtttgaagtgaacagcagagaagaaaggaacaaggcaaagtgttgtgaaataaaatattacctgtaatacgcattttgttatttgctgattgaaactgctaattaaactgtgaattgaaactaataggtagagaactgaactctcgctctttatatagctaacgtgtcttgcgcatccggtctgcgcatactgtcatggcggcctccgtatgatatccggtctgcgatggagattaaaaaacaaacaatatttgacaataacacaccatcaaggattgcaccatcgcatcaaacgatgtgtcgtcaattatgaattttactgactaagtgtgttgggcaggatggctgaatgcgatgcgcgattgacaacaaacaagaagaaaggtgtgatttcaagttttatttcgagggagattttcttcaaaaattgttgtacccatgcataatgcacaccccagattttaggacaataaattagttaaattttgcgcattatgcatggtaAAACACGGTAATCAATACATAATAATATGGTATTGGTGCTGGGAAATTAATCAAAATCTAATTGTGATTTCAGTTTTGCTTTGGACATCATACAATAATTCTAATCATAAAAACATTCtaatcaaagaaaaacaatacatGTGCCACAGTGTGGATTTTAAAGTTCCTGCACTGTGAAAGCACCCTGAATGCACCATGTTGCTCGAGCAGCAAGCGTGCGATGTGTGTTATTCCGCATGTTTCACCATACACAACGTAATATTGCATCCAAAGGATGAAATCAACATTCACGGCCAATCAACATTCACTGGGCCGTGAGGTCACGTGTTGTCGAGTAGCATTGATCTGAGAGCTGTGGAGATAAAGCTGCAGGGGTGAAACTAAATCCCTCAAAAGTGCACAGTGTTGGATAACAAATCCTTTGGGGTTGCTAATGTGAttgcgtgtgcatgtgatataagaatacattttaatcatttatgATGCtctacttatttatttttttgataataacaataatacatATTTTGTTTCTAATTGCTTTTGAGTAGTGTTTCAAGGTCAAAAAGAAGGACTTATTTTTAGACGTGAATTGTTTGGGTTTGACCAGCGTTCTGTTGCTAATACGTTAACGCACGCTGTACGGAAACTGAATGTGAAATAACAAGTATCAAAaatcttttgaaaaattacaaaaaaaatcgcaACTTAAATCCACAAAATTTGAGAACGGTCCGTTGATGTTTTGTGCTCAATGTTAATATTCTTTTAGTATAAACTGTAGTTCATGTATCCGCTAATTTTATACTCCAACCTATGAATAGTTTgaacattcacaaaaaaaaaaaaaacaatgaaattgGCTGAGATGGACtaataaacattttgagtTGTTCAATATGTGTATAATCAAATTTAAAGCTAGGTGGGACAGAGAACAAAAAAGCAAGTGGCACAGATTCGGTGGAATTGGCCagacaatataaaaatataaaatagcgTAACacaatatatgtatgtatgaataTATTGTATGTACATTTCTATATTGATTAAAGCAATTCAGATGTGCTCTATCAGAACTCTGTATCAGCACCATACTTAGAATCAAAGACTTGGACTTGGTGCCACAAAACTGTGTGATTGAACATCCTTAAAATATCGTTTTTCTAGAAAACAAAACCCTGAATAATCTATTATTCTGAAATgcttatatttttatttttaaaaaatatacattatttGTTGTGCAGCATGGTGGTACACTGcttagcatgtccgcctcacagttcagagggtgcgggtttgattcctcccccagccctccctgtgtggagtttgcatgttttccccgTGCCTGAGTGGGTTTTTTCCAGGTcttccagtttcctcccacatcccaaaaacatgcctgataggccgattgagcactccaaattgcccctaagtgtgagtgcagatggttgttcgtctctctgtgccctgcgattggctggcaaccagttcagggtgtcccctgcctactgcccgatgacagctgggataggctccagcatgcccgcgacccctgtggggactagcggtacagataatggatggatggacattttAACTTACATAGTGCTGTTTTACTGTGCACTAGTGATGATTTTAAACTATTCATAACATGTTTTgacattattataatttttaatGGAAATTGCTTGACAATATTTTACATCCTCATTATGAAACAGATATTCTGGATctatattttctttccttaaTCACATTTTGAGCTGTGCATCTTTTACAAAACGTATgtatgaaacaaacaaatgaattgaATGACTTGATTTGAGCTCTTCTTGGATGTTGTGACTGACTTGTGCAAAAGTccctaatgttgtggccatTTTACtgcatcgcaaagagccattACATTCTTTTATGGATTTCCGCTCAAGTGTAGCCCCGTGGTGATGATGTCTGCATCCCACTCACACTCGTGTGTTTCATGCATCATCACAATCACTTCCCAGCATCAGCCTGCGTGTACAAAGGCGCCAATCAGGATCAGGGCGTGGGCCTCCACAGCACCGCAAGGCCACAGCAGGCAACAACACCACACTAGAAAGCATATCCACCACCTCTAACATACAAAATGCGCCATTTTACCGCATGTTGCATTGGATTGACGCGCAAGCCTGCAGGCAGAAAacttcccctccctccccccgcGCCACGCAGCATCCAGCGCAATTTCTTACCTGCAGCCCGGGGGAGAGAGGGAGTGGAACGTGTTGAGGGAGAACATCTCAGCCCGGTCCGCCATCTTCTCTGACTCGAGAGCCCACTATATCGTGGAGACGATAACGGAAGGGAAACGGCAGTCCATCCACGGCAAGGGCGTTCGTAGGGGCTTTATTTCTCCTttttgccccccaccccaccccactcTCTCCGTCTTGTTCAGTCGTGGATGTTGCGCGTGCAGCAGGAGACGAGCATCCACGCAGAgggcagggagggaggaaggggagCTCCGTCTCGGTTTAAATAATCTGCATGGGAACAAAGGACAGTATTCCGAATTATGATCCAATATGTCAGACAAGGTGTCTCCGCTGTGTGGCGAGGATGACGATGACGAGGGTGGAGAGGTTGAAGATGCTGCGGGTGACACACGACGGAAGCTCGCAAGCAGCAGTGCGGAGACGGGCGGGGGGCAGGATGGGGGACGGATAGCGTCATTTAAACCGAGTGGGATGCACGCAGGGAGTGGAGGGATAGTCCACAAGCAGTGACGTCACCGAAGGAAAAAAGCCtcgattttaaaaaaatcatagctGAATGTTATTTCCAACATGCagtccaaagaaaaaaaatatttattattattatttgtcattattatttaaaaaataataagtaTTGTTTCACGTGAAATGCAGCAATCTCTATCATTGGTTCCATCAACATCCCTAGTAGTAGCAGTAAGAAGTCAGAAATGACCACCAAATAGCAATGTTGACATTATGAATTAcagttaaaattattttacattcaTGTTTAAATTGCAGGGCGGCAGTGCACTGGTGAGCACGTCCagctcacagttcagaggtgcaggGATAGATTCCGACttcggccttcctgtgtggagtttgcatgtcctCCCCTTCACCCCCCTGCATTTCTTCCCAGTACTCTGTTTAAATTACtttaaaagtttaaattaaattgaatgtTTAAATTAATTGTGGTTCAAATTACTTCACAGATTactcaaaaatgtcatttaatctTTATTAAAACACTTGCACTGAGTTGTCGTTGCAGCAACTCGCGTCCTCTCGCGTTTAATACATAAAACAAGTCAAGtctaatttatttattggtaCTTGCCACAATGTAAGCAGGTTCGATTAAGAGACTGTGTTGGGTGGTCTTGTGCAGAACATGACACCagcatttcacaaaattgcaattttattGCCATTCAACTCCCTGACAtgggaataaaaaatattcatatcaTTACACAGCGGCAAGGCAAAATATGTGACAATTTGTGTACGGAAATATTTGCCACTTCCCGTCACCTATGTTAAATTTCGagcttttttatatattactTTAATGGAGGCATTCGGAAGGATGTTGTGCGGGGAATAACATCCAGTCAGCCATGATCCAATCAGAATGTTTATTTCCATCGCCACGTTGGAATGTTGACTTCAAACGACTTTCTCTGCAATTTCGAAGGGACCCAGTGTGACATCACCTCTCCATTCATAAACTGAAAATAGAATCGGTGTATCACATATCAATATCAAACACTTCCAAGTCAAACTGAAATACATACCTTGATCTGATTTCACTGAACGGCTCTTTCTTCCACCCTGTGTACTGCTACTAGTTGAGCTGGTTACGGTCCAAGTAGTGCTTGCGCCACTTTGTCCGGGACCAGTGGGGTTCCAAGTAACAGTTTGTTTGTCTGGTTCGTCTTTGCCTCTTCCAGTCTTTTGCCAGGTGCCCGTTCCAGGGGTTCCTCCACCAATCCTAGTGACAGTAGCCCAGGAAGTGCCTGTGTTGGTACTTCCAGTGAAGCCAGTGGTCCAGGTTTGTTCCCTTGGTTGATTTCCTCCACCGCCACCGTCATTGCCACCGCCACTTCCACTACTTCCGCCGCCACCTGTTTGAGAGCCGCCTCCACGACCGGTGGTCCAGCCGCCTCCTGTTTGAGAGCCGCCTCCACCACCGGTGGTCCAGCCAATGCCTCCTGTTTGAGACTCGCCTCCTGTTTGAGAGCCGCCTCCACGACCAGTGGTCCAGCCGCCTCCTGTTTGAGAGCTGCCTCCACCACCGGTGGTGGTCCAGCCGCCTCCTGTTCGAGAGCCGCCTCCACCACCGGTGGTCCAGCCAATGCCTCCAGTTTGAGAGTCGCCTCCTGTTCGAGAGCCGCCTCCACCACCGGTGGTCCAGCCGCCTCCTGTTCGAGAGCCACCTCCTGTTTCAGAGCCGCCTCCACCACCGGTGGTCCAGCCAATGCCTCCTGTTTGAGAACCGCCTCCACCACCGGTGGTCCAGCCAATGCCTCCAGTTTGAGAGTCGCCTCCTGTTCGAGAGCCGCCTCCACCACCGGTGGTCCAGCCGCCTCCTGTTCGAGAGCCACCTCCTGTTTCAGAGCCGCCTCCACCACCGGTGGTCCAGCCAATGCCTCCTGTTTGAGAACCGCCTCCACCACCGGTGGTCCAGCCAATGCCTCCAGTTTGAGAGTCGCCTCCTGTTCGAGAGCCGCCTCCACCACCGGTGGTCCAGCCGCCTCCTGTTCGAGAGCCACCTCCTGTTTCAGAGCCGCCTCCACCACTGGTGGTCCAGCCAATGCCTCCTGTTTGAGAACCGCCTCCACCACCGGTGGTCCAGTCAATGCCTCCAGTTTGAGAGTCGCCTCCTGTTCGAGAGCCGCCTCCACCACCGGTGGTCCAGCCAATGCCTCCAGTTTGAGAGTCGCCTCCTGTTCGAGAGCCGCCTCCACCACTGGTGGTCCAGCCGGCTCCTGTTTGAGAGCCGCTTCCACCACCGGTGGTCCAGCCAATGCCTCCTGTTTGAGGGTCGCCTCCTGTTTGAGAGCCGCCTCCACCACCGGTGGTCCAGCCGCCTCCTGTTCGAGAGCCACCTCCTGTTTGAGAGCCGCCTCCACCACCGGTGGTCCAGCCAATGCCTCCTGTTTGAGGGTCGCCTCCTGTTTGAGAGCCGCCTCCACCACCGGTGGTCCAGCCGCCTCCTGTTCGAGAGCCACCTCCTGTTTGAGAGCCGCCTCCACCACCGGTGGTCCAGCCAATGCCTCCTGTTTGAGAGCCACCTCCTGTTTGAGAGCCGCCTCCACCACCGGTGGTCCAGCCGCCTCCTGTTTGAGAGCTGCCTCCACCACCGGTGGTCCAGCCAATGCCTCCAGTTTGAGAGTCGCCTCCTGTTCGAGAGCCACCTCCTGTTTCAGAGCCGCCTCCACCACCGGTGGTCCAGCCAATGCCTCCTGTTTGAGAGCCGCCTCCTGTTCGAGAGCCGCCTCCACCACCGGTGGTCCAGCCGCCTCCTGTTCGAGAGCCACCACCTGTTTGAGAGCCGCCTCCACCACCGATGGTCCAGCCAATGCCTCCTGTTTGAGAGTCGCCTCCTCCGCCGAGGTTATTTTGACTGCCCTTATGAAGGTCACCAGGGTTCCAAGGGTTGCCTGGTTGTTGATTTCCACCAAGGGCATTACAGGAGGAGCATGCTGAATCCACGCCACTGGCCTCCCTCCAGCTGCACCAGGAAATAAAAGCAGTCAATGAGTGAGAATAGTatggaaaatatttctttcagTAGTTCCATTCTTCAAGTGAAATTCACACATTTCGCCCTGTTCATTCACAATGAATGATATTATTTCTTTGAAACATAATAATTGTAGTTTACAGCTTCCTAAAATGCGCAATTCACCAtctcatgaaatgaaaatagtcACATTAAACACCCACTATTTGCTGAGTTAAGTTTACTGCCACCATTCTGTACTtctattgctttttttaagttgCGTAACTTGTATCTCAAGACACGACTGTACTGTATCTTTGACACCGCTTACTACTTTCCTGTTAATCAGGACTTTGGTGTCATCTTGTGGCCTTCTAGagtgatacaaaaaaatgggaaTATGGTGAATTGATGAGGTCTTCAGCTTTGAGCTGAGGATTTCCAGGtttccacaaaaaaatatgaatacagTACAGTGAACCCCCACTTTTCAAGGAAACCAGGGAATATTTTATGGattaaattattcatttacctatttgaaattattgttatttattattattgtttatggaatttattaatgtattgtttattaatttattttttattaattattatttacgGAATTGTTGAAACATTTATGAGAAATTTCTACACTAGAAAATTTTAACTATAATTTAACATGACTATAATTTCGATATAATTTAATCTAAATTACGAAAAGGCACCTGTTTGACGGTGTCTTCCTCTCTCATCACTCACCCGTTCTGTATGTGGGAGCAGGCCCTGTGTTCAGGATCAATGTCGTGGCCGTTCGACGTGGCTCTCAAGTGGCAGGTAATGTAAAGCTGTCGGAAGCATCGATGGATGTTTAGTTCCGCCTCTAAAAATCCAGTAGCGCTGTTTTGAAGAGGCGCTAACCATGCCGCTGTCTGCACCCTGGAACCTGAATGCCTCAAACTGGAACTGGAGCATGTTCTCTGTTGTTCGTTGCATGAACCTGGACTCTGCGCCTGTGATCCTCGCGTCAATTAAACACCTGCGTGCAAGCGAAGCTGAGTCAAGAGGAAATTACAGTCCCCTGAGTTCAAGAGGTTAAGGGGTAGGGTTCTTGAATGATGACTGGTATGTTTAATTTGTGTCTTTGGGTTGCAAGTATTATGGTTCCTCACCCCTGTTCAAGGAAGGTATATCTGGGGCTGGAATTCATATCGGGCGAGAGGGTAGCCGTGCAGCTTTCCACAAAAACGCGTAGGGGCACGTGGTGGTACTGCCTGACGGAGGCCTCGATACGGATCATGTCTCCCAGGTAGTACTGGTAACGAGGCCTCTCGTACATCCAGTCGTCTGTGAGGGGTGATCAAATTAGGTCAACGTGTCGAAAGCCGACAGGGTAatggaaaaggaaaacagaTGCGGTACTCACCGGTCCTCAGGGTAAGAGTGAAGTATAAGAACTCCTCTGCAACCCTGACTGCAGAGAATGGTATCCATTGTGGGTCGAGTGGGAGGCTGCTCACGTTGTGGTGCCTGAAGGTTTAAACAGGGGGTCAAAGCTGGGATAGGACTacgacttttgtttgtttaaaaatgaccCATTTTGGAGTTGTTTTGCTGTGTTGCACTTTGTAGTTggttgaaatgtttgtttcttaGATAGAGTTATtgtgcaacaaaatattttcaggaTGATGGTGGCAAAACAGTCGAAGGGTTCTGGGTCCAATTGCTTAGTTGGGTTCTTTCCGGGTAGCCAAACGTCTTTCACGTCCCCCAAAACCATACAgtttatgtttttgaaaacTATGCTTTGTGTAAATATAAGTGTAAAGGCTTGTTTGTCTACGTCTGTCCTGGTTTTACCATACCTCCAACTCACAGTCAGCTGGAGAAACGAAAGCAAAGAGCAACATTTTGGAACATGCCTGAATAAAAGGTGCAATTCTGCACTTCATTATTTACGCTCACATTGAAACACAGTTTTGATTGTTTCCATCTTTCCATCATTCCCCCTGTGAATGATGCCAGGATTTCCccaagaaaataatgtatcACCTTGGGTAGTGACATTCCACAATCACGGCAGCTTCGTTGGTCCTCACAACAGGGGATTCACCCAGCCTTGTGGGGTTATAGTTGAGAGAAAAAGTGTAGATGAGAGCATCATCTGTCGTCTGCAGAAGGGGCACAAAAGTGAGacaatgtaccgtaattttcggactataagtcgctcctgagtataagtcgcccccccacccaaactatgaaaaataaacgcgacttatagtccgaaaattacggtagtattGAAAGGAAGGACGCTTGTTTGGCTTACTCGCGAAATGCTGCCGCAGTCTTGCAGCTCAGGCTGGAATATCAGCACATGGGCTTGAGTGTCCTCAGCCACTGGGCCACAAGGACCCAGCGTCAGGTCAGAGGGCTTGATGAACTGGCCTATTCCAAAAAAGTCCAACTGGACCTCCACGCGCGCTTGCCTCTCTCCGCACTCCACTGATACGGTTGCTGCAGGGACGGGGTGCCTGAGCTCGAAATCGGGCACAGGCGCGACCGGATTCGTGGGCCCTTCAGGGTAGCTCCAGGTGAGCGGCCTCTCAAGTACATGCTTGGCCTGTTGCTGATCATGGGGCACCTGATATCCGACGCAGACGCTGCCGAGCAGGGCCAGTGCCGCAAGGCACGCAGCGGTGTGCTTCATTCTCATGGACCCACAGCAAACAGTGATCCCCACCAGATGCTGTAAGGACAAGAGGCGCGCTTTCCTGTTTTTATAAGCACGCCTTGTATTTGCCTCCCATGACAGCAGATAACGGAGGGTGTCAGCCAATCCAGCTGCGTGGCGCTGCGTTTCGATTGTGATGCTGATCTCTGCTTGGCTTGGAATTGAAATCGTGCCAGTCAGTTGCATAACGCTAGAAAGTGGTCGTAGACAAATCTTGACAAATGATTAAACCAGAACCCAAAGTAGTAATGGGTATGAATAATAATGTACTGAGAAGATGGCGGTCACCAAAAGGTTATGTTGACAGTGGGTTAGGGCCACCTGCCCTCCACAGAACATGCCACACACTGCCTTTTGCCAAAGTACATTTGTGCCAATCGATGTTGAACTCCAGCCCTATAAAGTAAACCCATGAAAGTTAGAAAATGAGAACATCCAAACAGCTTCCCATGTCGTCAGTTTGACATAAAAAGGAAGCACCGTAACAGCGAGAGATCAATTTGGAATTCATTAGCTTTCAGtatcagttttatttttctaaagaaATGTTCAGCAGCACTAGtaatataaaatgaatatttggTGCAACACTTGATCAGTgtgcctagtggtagagtgtccgccctgagactggaaggttgtgggttcaaaccccggccgggtcataccaaagactataaaaatgggacccattgcctccctgcttggcactcagcgttaagggttggaattggggagttagatcgccaaatgattcccgagcgcggcaccgctgctgctcactgctcccctctcccccatcCCCAAtgacacggggatgggttcaatgcagaggacaaatttcaccacacccagatgtgtgtgtgacgatcattgggattttaactttaactttaacaacTGTATTTGTATATTACAATTACAAGGAAAACATTCAGTACAGGAAATACGTAGTGTTACAGTACTCAAATGAGCAGCTTGGATGCTTTGATTTGAAGGAGTCTTTCTTGGAAGAAATCCAGGGTATAAGATTCACCCTTTTAAGACACTATTTAAATTACGTTGATTGGAGAGAGGCCTCAAACAAGCCAATGATAGTGTTTGGGTGGAATTACCCTTTTTAAAGCACACCCACAGCCCTTGTGTGGACAATTGCCCGACAACGGACGGATGGAATGATTGCCAAGTCAGCTGAATTGCATAACTAGTGAATGCTTttgacaacaaataaaaactagCCAAACAGCATTCATACCAAAGTGGGGCATCTAGTGATCGCAGTTATGTCAAAGTGTGATTGAATTCGGAAATATTGTACTCCACAATTCCATCTGTGGCACAATGGGCTTGGAGATAagagtgtttattttgtcaaagCTTGGTGAACGCAGATAGCGTGACCCTTGCAGTCACCGGTCATCCAGACCTGCCGAAGGTTTATATTATGTAATTTCTCAAAAACATGATGGCATTGGATTTATATGTTGAGTGATTGTCCAGGGGGTCGACGCCAAGTGTCATATATTCATGTCTACTAACGATTgtgtcgatttttttcaacctaaATTCAGCATCGTTTGGCTCTCGTTGTGCTATGATGTCAACATGACCCACGCCTTATAAAATCATCCAGTGCGTGCGCGCTGCAACACTAAATGGCCATGAAGTTTGTCGGTCCCCTCGCACTCGACCTGCTGCTGTTCTGTGTAGCCGTGGCTCAAAAGTCCACCATGCAGTGGCCTCAGGTACCCTCCAAACTAGGGGCCTCAGACTTATTTTGTGAGGTGGAGCCACACCAAAAGATACGATGTGGGCCTGTCGGTATCTCGTCTACTGAGCGTAAAGCCATCAACTGCTGCTATGATTCAAACATGCGCTACTACGGCAGACATGGTAGGTCAAATCTCTTCTGTCTGGACTTCCGTTTCCTTGCTAAGTTGCTGTTAATTGCTTTTTCCATGGTTCTATATTTGGCAATTTACCCATTTGCAGATTTTATTGGGGAAAACTTTTGTGGTTTTTGTTATTTGGTTATCTGGTGTCATTGTGGAATGATAGAAGTTGGTGGTCAGTTGAAAGATTATAAACACTATCTTGAGATCTGTAGGACCCGAATTACTAGTTTTTCAGAATTCGAGCTGATTTGAGTATGTGCTTCTCTTCTCCCCATGCACTCACTGGTTACAAGTCCGTCATCAGACTCCATTTGTAAATCACCGACAGGGACAATTAATGATTTTTAAGAGGACTTAATATGGAAATGACTTTTCCATGGCCTGTATCCAAATAGTTGGGTCTCTTGATTAATCTCGATTAATGgtacacaatacacacatCGACACAAGCAGACTTGGAGAGAAGCAACTACTTTAGCTAGAATGACGTATGCTTTGCTATGATATAAACAAAGTGACCAGCTAAACGTTCAGGCACTTTTTACGACTTTATTTCCAGGCCTTTCTACTGGAATACACCAGAAAGTCCACAACAAGATCTCATCAACATCTCGCAATTTCTTGGTCGTATTTTGAGATTATCATGGTTATCCATCCCGACTTGTCGCGTCAGGTGACGTTTGTCGTCTCTGACGATTGGTGATGACGTCAGATATGTGTCACCACTCGTCGgggaaacattttcaaacactCCGCCTTCAAATTTGATGACAAGGGTGACGCGTTTGAACGATGGCGAGGTGACAGAATGAGACACCTGaattttgagttttgtttttagttacGTATGCATTCATGAAGTCAAGCAGGGCTCTGGGATTTCTGCTGTGTAGATGTGGTATTttattcttaatttttttaagacaACATGTTTGAACCCCTCGAGACTCTGCTGAAATATGAGACTCCAGTTTTAATCAGTAAAACTACAGATAAAAAGAGTACGAAGGTAAGTTTGGCAACGCTAGTTCACGCTAACATTCAATAAATTAGAGGTCGGAAATACTTTCATTAGTGCTCTCAATGAGCAAGACATAAATATCATCGTTGAATAATCACATTTTGAATAATCACATTTCAGATGACTGGTGGTTTCTGccatcaaacaaacaacaataagatatataattaatatatttatttattgacagCGCAGCATCCAAGTGgagcacatctgcctcacagccGACAgattctgggtttgaatctgtGATTAGGTTTTCTCTGAGTACTCCGCTTTCTTCCCACGTTCCAAAATCATGCATGATAGCTTCATTGtacaggattaaaaaaaatatattcaactgaatatatttcatgttttaaagGTTGCcaatttcatttgtatttagttGCGCAATTTGTTTATCACTTCAGGGAGTCTTTGTACCTCATTTTGTGACTCACTGAGCACCTGTCACATCGAATGATTTTTAGAAAGTGCTATACATAAAACTGTTCGTGTAAAcatgacaattaaaaaatgtcaagacaGCActcaaagaaacacaaaatttCCAGGTATTGTAATGTGATATTTTTTACAGGGGGGCCGTCCTTTTAAAGTCAGCAACCAAGCGCATGCCGACTCCCCGGTGCCTCCACCCCCTAAAGTTAAATCCTCTGCAGCTGAAGCCCCAAGGCAACAAAATGATGACATACTTAACCTCATCTTTCCACCCAGGTATACCCGCCCCCTTCCCTGCTTTCCATGTCGTGTCACTTGACTAATTCAGCCTTCCTTAATCTTTCATTGTTTTATCATGCCAGGGAATGGCTGGAGGGAAACCAGCTGTGGGTGCAGCAAGTGTCCAGCGCGCCGTGCACCAGAGCGGACGTGGTGAACCTCGAGGAGCTCCTGGACAGGAAACTGCAGCAACGAAGGGCCATAGAGACGGGAATATGCCCTGTTCGAAGAGAGCTCTATACCCAGTGCTTCGGTAAGGAGGCTCTGCAATCCGGAAGATAAGAACCC is part of the Syngnathus acus chromosome 6, fSynAcu1.2, whole genome shotgun sequence genome and encodes:
- the LOC119124314 gene encoding uncharacterized transmembrane protein DDB_G0289901-like isoform X42; amino-acid sequence: MRMKHTAACLAALALLGSVCVGYQVPHDQQQAKHVLERPLTWSYPEGPTNPVAPVPDFELRHPVPAATVSVECGERQARVEVQLDFFGIGQFIKPSDLTLGPCGPVAEDTQAHVLIFQPELQDCGSISRTTDDALIYTFSLNYNPTRLGESPVVRTNEAAVIVECHYPRHHNVSSLPLDPQWIPFSAVRVAEEFLYFTLTLRTDDWMYERPRYQYYLGDMIRIEASVRQYHHVPLRVFVESCTATLSPDMNSSPRYTFLEQGCLIDARITGAESRFMQRTTENMLQFQFEAFRFQGADSGMLYITCHLRATSNGHDIDPEHRACSHIQNGWREASGVDSACSSCNALGGNQQPGNPWNPGDLHKGSQNNLGGGGDSQTGGIGWTIGGGGGSQTGGGSRTGGGSQTGGIGWTTGGGGGSETGGGSRTGGDSQTGGIGWTTGGGGGSQTGGGSQTGAGWTTSGGGGSRTGGDSQTGGIGWTTGGGGGSRTGGGSETGGGSRTGGGWTTGGGGGSRTGGDSQTGGIGWTTGGGGGSQTGGIGWTTGGGGGSETGGGSRTGGGWTTGGGGGSRTGGDSQTGGIGWTTGGGGGSQTGGIGWTTGGGGGSETGGGSRTGGGWTTGGGGGSRTGGDSQTGGIGWTTGGGGGSRTGGGSQTGGESQTGGIGWTTGGGGGSQTGGGWTTGRGGGSQTGGGGSSGSGGGNDGGGGGNQPREQTWTTGFTGSTNTGTSWATVTRIGGGTPGTGTWQKTGRGKDEPDKQTVTWNPTGPGQSGASTTWTVTSSTSSSTQGGRKSRSVKSDQVYEWRGDVTLGPFEIAEKVV
- the LOC119124314 gene encoding uncharacterized transmembrane protein DDB_G0289901-like isoform X20, producing MRMKHTAACLAALALLGSVCVGYQVPHDQQQAKHVLERPLTWSYPEGPTNPVAPVPDFELRHPVPAATVSVECGERQARVEVQLDFFGIGQFIKPSDLTLGPCGPVAEDTQAHVLIFQPELQDCGSISRTTDDALIYTFSLNYNPTRLGESPVVRTNEAAVIVECHYPRHHNVSSLPLDPQWIPFSAVRVAEEFLYFTLTLRTDDWMYERPRYQYYLGDMIRIEASVRQYHHVPLRVFVESCTATLSPDMNSSPRYTFLEQGCLIDARITGAESRFMQRTTENMLQFQFEAFRFQGADSGMLYITCHLRATSNGHDIDPEHRACSHIQNGWREASGVDSACSSCNALGGNQQPGNPWNPGDLHKGSQNNLGGGGDSQTGGIGWTIGGGGGSQTGGGSRTGGGSQTGGIGWTTGGGGGSETGGGSRTGGDSQTGGIGWTTGGGGGSQTGGIGWTTGGGGGSQTGGGSRTGGGWTTGGGGGSQTGGGWTTGGGGGSQTGGGSRTGGDSQTGGIGWTTGGGGGSRTGGDSQTGGIDWTTGGGGGSETGGGSRTGGGWTTGGGGGSRTGGDSQTGGIGWTTGGGGGSQTGGIGWTTGGGGGSETGGGSRTGGGWTTGGGGGSRTGGDSQTGGIGWTTGGGGGSQTGGIGWTTGGGGGSETGGGSRTGGGWTTGGGGGSRTGGDSQTGGIGWTTGGGGGSRTGGGSQTGGESQTGGIGWTTGGGGGSQTGGGWTTGRGGGSQTGGGGSSGSGGGNDGGGGGNQPREQTWTTGFTGSTNTGTSWATVTRIGGGTPGTGTWQKTGRGKDEPDKQTVTWNPTGPGQSGASTTWTVTSSTSSSTQGGRKSRSVKSDQVYEWRGDVTLGPFEIAEKVV